A window of Pirellula sp. SH-Sr6A contains these coding sequences:
- a CDS encoding proton-conducting transporter membrane subunit: MSIIQIVVSNGVVLGEISLVLACLIGFISWNVLSFSSRYMSGDRLRQQHLIGLSLLAIASMVFVIADHLFVLMGAWLACNLLLVKLMVHKREWRAAVESGRLAIRSLLIGFSFLTIGLLLLANSTGTTSLQVIAQTEMSTSWSLVLSLICIAIAAWVQGGIWPFHRWLLSSLNSPTPVSAMMHAGVVNGGGILLLRLAPILSGQSWLLPFLFLVGLVSAVLGTSWKLLQSDVKRMLACSTLGQMGFMMMQIGMGLFGPALSHLFWHSLFKAYLFLSSNSVLAERRNETARPIRSVQQGAGVILAGTCGAATFLLTSQLSIEIGTTSIVMVLLAWMTSAQAAVVLLCQRLTLRSFCSAAASGAFTGGLYGFSLYSVEIWVPSLRTITPEPMGVIYGIGVTLLFLLWLTMLLGGSELLERSTIGKRLYVSGMNASRSTAKTATSLRTAYKI, translated from the coding sequence ATGTCGATTATTCAGATAGTCGTATCGAACGGTGTTGTCCTGGGTGAGATCTCCCTTGTTCTGGCGTGTCTGATCGGATTCATCTCTTGGAACGTCCTATCGTTCTCATCTCGATATATGAGCGGTGATCGCCTTCGGCAACAGCACCTCATTGGGTTGTCGCTGTTAGCGATTGCGTCCATGGTGTTCGTGATCGCAGACCACCTTTTTGTGCTCATGGGGGCTTGGCTTGCATGCAACTTGCTACTGGTAAAGTTGATGGTGCATAAACGAGAGTGGAGGGCAGCGGTTGAGTCTGGTCGGCTAGCGATTCGCTCGCTACTTATCGGGTTTTCATTCCTGACAATTGGACTACTGCTATTGGCAAATAGCACAGGCACAACGTCTCTTCAGGTCATTGCTCAGACCGAGATGTCAACCAGTTGGAGCCTAGTACTTTCATTGATCTGCATTGCTATCGCTGCCTGGGTTCAAGGTGGGATTTGGCCATTTCACCGATGGCTCCTTTCTTCTTTGAACTCGCCCACTCCCGTCTCGGCCATGATGCATGCCGGGGTGGTGAATGGCGGGGGTATTCTACTGTTACGACTGGCCCCTATCCTGTCCGGTCAATCCTGGCTGCTTCCATTCCTGTTTCTCGTGGGGCTTGTTTCTGCCGTACTGGGAACAAGCTGGAAGCTACTTCAATCAGATGTCAAACGCATGTTGGCCTGTTCCACGCTGGGGCAGATGGGATTTATGATGATGCAAATTGGGATGGGACTCTTTGGACCAGCCCTGTCCCATCTCTTTTGGCACAGTCTATTCAAAGCCTATCTGTTCTTGAGTTCCAATTCGGTCCTTGCAGAGAGACGAAACGAAACCGCTCGCCCTATCCGATCCGTTCAGCAAGGGGCGGGGGTCATCCTCGCTGGTACTTGCGGCGCAGCAACATTCTTGTTGACGAGTCAATTGTCGATCGAGATCGGAACGACATCGATTGTTATGGTCTTGCTCGCGTGGATGACATCTGCACAAGCAGCAGTCGTTCTGTTATGCCAGCGATTGACGCTTCGGAGTTTTTGCTCAGCCGCTGCGAGTGGAGCGTTTACCGGTGGCCTCTATGGCTTCAGTTTGTATTCCGTAGAAATATGGGTTCCTTCGCTGCGAACTATCACGCCGGAACCCATGGGAGTCATTTATGGAATAGGTGTAACTCTTCTGTTTTTGCTCTGGTTAACGATGTTGCTGGGAGGATCCGAATTGCTTGAGCGATCTACGATTGGAAAGCGACTCTATGTAAGTGGGATGAACGCCAGCCGATCCACCGCAAAGACTGCGACATCCCTTCGCACTGCGTACAAAATTTGA
- a CDS encoding DUF2309 domain-containing protein, with protein sequence MNTTFSYRSPQYELQDEIASVQQWISNASDIVAPVWPLKSMVAVNPLRGLEHLPFEQAILESDRFVQEMEQDACTEASINRELIKWCLAFFDEGVSVLSMPGRHEGFYRAFRDLAPFDRCLTRFPHAKQILESLPHCPSQSILESLDRLSVPVDMREEFLRSTLAALPGWAGYVKWTENWQSPGECSHRPASLLEFAAVRLVLKRILPGSSKGPRPRTLQPNKRVEELEAREQAYRSSLMKKLESARVGQGSAGSSTCKAQLVFCIDVRSEPIRRAIETHADYETFGAAGFFGLPIRWKSWNQAESVPSCPVLLKPRHVVHELPKPYASSRNWFAHAKQRWHQYLTNAYRKLKYSYGTPFSLVEIAGPWFGLRLALRSGNIAFAADSHSRRSRGQHPKPECDLDLDGMELRQQVDYAESALRTIGLVKGFAPLVVFCGHGASTFNNAFSASLDCGACGGRHGGGNARALAMILNRDAVRHVLSGRGIAIPDATLFLAASHNTTTSSLTLYRSNEAPVERQLDIEELQRNLHAALDRRNETPQSWSSAVRRSHDWSEVRPEWGLARNAAFIVGPRKLTRDLDLDGRCFLHSYDWLTDTKGEILSSILTAPMVVAQWISSQYLFSTLDPVRFGAGSKVTHTVVGKMGVMQGNCSDLMHGLPFQSVFAADDLPYHEPLRLQTIVYAPRQRIESIVRSQEILRRLIGNGWIHLLCMDPNDHSTSLLARDFQ encoded by the coding sequence TTGAATACGACATTTTCCTATCGTTCGCCCCAATACGAGCTTCAGGACGAGATTGCTTCTGTCCAGCAGTGGATATCCAACGCCTCGGATATTGTTGCACCAGTTTGGCCTTTGAAATCGATGGTGGCGGTCAATCCACTTCGGGGTTTAGAGCATTTGCCTTTTGAGCAAGCGATTTTGGAATCGGACCGTTTCGTTCAGGAGATGGAACAAGACGCGTGCACCGAGGCATCTATCAATCGAGAGCTTATTAAATGGTGTTTGGCGTTTTTTGATGAAGGCGTTTCCGTTCTCTCAATGCCTGGACGCCACGAGGGCTTTTACAGGGCATTCCGGGATTTGGCACCGTTCGACCGATGCCTGACGCGATTTCCACATGCAAAGCAAATTCTGGAATCGCTTCCCCATTGTCCCTCGCAGTCGATCCTGGAGAGTTTAGATCGATTATCTGTTCCAGTGGACATGCGGGAAGAGTTTCTTCGTTCCACCCTCGCAGCATTGCCAGGGTGGGCTGGTTATGTCAAATGGACGGAGAATTGGCAATCACCAGGCGAATGTTCTCATCGCCCTGCCAGCTTATTGGAATTTGCCGCAGTTCGATTGGTTTTGAAGCGGATCCTTCCCGGATCGAGCAAGGGACCACGACCTCGCACATTGCAGCCAAACAAGAGAGTCGAGGAGCTTGAAGCACGAGAACAGGCCTATCGATCGAGCTTGATGAAGAAACTGGAATCGGCCCGCGTGGGACAGGGATCTGCAGGGTCCAGCACCTGCAAAGCTCAGTTGGTCTTTTGTATCGATGTACGCTCGGAGCCGATCCGAAGGGCGATCGAAACTCACGCAGATTATGAGACGTTTGGGGCCGCAGGTTTTTTTGGACTTCCTATTCGATGGAAAAGTTGGAATCAAGCAGAATCGGTCCCATCTTGCCCGGTTCTTCTTAAACCTCGGCATGTGGTCCACGAGCTTCCGAAGCCATACGCGTCGTCTCGAAATTGGTTTGCTCATGCCAAGCAGCGTTGGCATCAGTATTTGACGAATGCTTACCGGAAGCTGAAGTATTCGTATGGGACTCCGTTTTCTTTAGTCGAGATCGCAGGTCCCTGGTTTGGATTGCGATTGGCACTGCGATCTGGGAACATAGCCTTTGCAGCGGATTCTCACTCCCGCAGGAGTCGCGGGCAACATCCGAAGCCCGAGTGCGATTTGGACTTGGATGGAATGGAGTTGAGACAGCAAGTCGATTATGCAGAGAGTGCGCTAAGAACGATAGGTTTGGTGAAGGGATTTGCACCGTTGGTTGTTTTCTGTGGTCATGGTGCGAGTACCTTCAACAATGCGTTTTCTGCTTCCCTCGACTGTGGAGCTTGCGGCGGACGGCATGGTGGTGGAAACGCTCGCGCCCTGGCCATGATCTTGAATCGTGATGCTGTCCGCCATGTATTAAGCGGAAGAGGTATAGCGATTCCCGATGCAACGTTATTTCTTGCAGCATCGCACAATACAACCACCAGTTCATTAACTTTGTATCGATCTAACGAAGCTCCAGTCGAACGACAGCTCGATATCGAAGAGCTTCAACGGAATCTCCATGCGGCTTTAGATCGTCGCAATGAGACTCCACAATCCTGGTCAAGTGCAGTCCGACGGAGTCACGACTGGTCGGAAGTTCGGCCAGAGTGGGGGCTGGCGCGAAACGCTGCCTTCATTGTGGGTCCCAGGAAACTCACGCGCGATCTGGATCTCGATGGTCGGTGCTTTCTGCATTCGTACGATTGGCTCACCGACACAAAGGGCGAGATTCTCTCATCCATTTTGACAGCCCCTATGGTGGTGGCCCAGTGGATCAGCAGTCAGTATCTGTTTTCCACTTTGGACCCAGTTCGGTTTGGCGCGGGAAGTAAAGTGACGCACACGGTGGTTGGAAAAATGGGGGTGATGCAAGGGAACTGTAGTGATCTGATGCACGGATTGCCGTTTCAGTCCGTATTTGCCGCGGACGATCTTCCCTATCATGAACCGCTACGCTTGCAAACGATCGTTTATGCCCCAAGGCAGCGGATCGAATCGATAGTCCGCTCTCAAGAGATCTTAAGACGACTGATTGGCAATGGCTGGATACATTTGTTGTGCATGGATCCAAACGATCATAGCACTAGCCTGCTCGCACGCGATTTCCAATGA
- a CDS encoding MarR family winged helix-turn-helix transcriptional regulator, which produces MSRSLQDELKKKGPFDSLEQEATLAIMRTSDLLENRLARLLREYGLTLTQYNVLRILRGEGAPLPCLEVASRMVQVAPAITRVVDQLVALGYISKTQSSHDRRVFEIALTKEGSQQLKQIDAPLLDAHAALLANVPQNDLRELIRILEAARSG; this is translated from the coding sequence ATGAGCCGTTCCCTTCAGGACGAACTGAAAAAAAAAGGGCCGTTTGACTCGCTCGAACAAGAAGCGACATTGGCCATTATGCGTACGAGCGATCTTCTCGAAAATCGGCTTGCCAGGCTGCTGCGAGAATACGGACTTACCTTGACCCAGTACAACGTGCTACGCATTCTTCGTGGGGAGGGAGCCCCGCTGCCCTGTTTGGAGGTAGCCAGCCGGATGGTTCAAGTTGCACCGGCTATCACGCGAGTTGTCGATCAGTTGGTTGCTTTAGGCTACATTTCCAAAACACAATCCAGCCACGACCGAAGAGTATTTGAGATTGCGTTAACCAAAGAAGGCTCTCAGCAGCTTAAGCAAATCGATGCACCTCTTTTGGATGCCCATGCCGCCCTCCTCGCCAACGTACCGCAAAACGATCTACGCGAGCTGATACGAATTCTCGAAGCCGCCCGGTCAGGTTGA
- a CDS encoding CPXCG motif-containing cysteine-rich protein, with the protein MSPKILFLHGWRSVVGGVKPTSLAKAGFEVINPPLDDNNFDLALQTAQTIFDRERPDVIVGSSRGGAIAMNLEYGQTPLVLLCPAWRKWGTVSRLTPKSIVLHSRNDEVIPFEDSVLLVQQSNLPADVLIEVGEDHRLADESSLSVLCWTCRMLCSGESIPVSENDDTRLASSDEVPAGASAAEEGAYLCDACGEEIVIPIDRSAGILQSYVEDCPVCCNPNLIHVQFDDLGRIRVWAEPEQDRD; encoded by the coding sequence ATGTCCCCAAAAATCCTATTCTTGCATGGTTGGCGGAGCGTCGTGGGTGGGGTGAAGCCTACATCCTTGGCAAAGGCTGGATTCGAGGTCATCAATCCACCATTGGACGATAACAACTTTGATCTCGCTCTTCAAACGGCCCAAACAATCTTCGATCGAGAGCGTCCGGATGTCATTGTTGGAAGTTCCAGAGGTGGAGCGATCGCCATGAACTTGGAGTATGGACAGACCCCGCTCGTTTTGCTTTGTCCTGCTTGGAGAAAGTGGGGGACCGTATCTCGCTTAACCCCCAAATCGATTGTCCTGCATAGTCGCAATGACGAAGTGATTCCATTCGAGGACTCGGTCTTGCTCGTTCAACAAAGCAATCTGCCTGCCGATGTGTTGATCGAAGTCGGAGAAGATCACCGACTCGCCGACGAAAGCTCCCTGTCGGTCCTTTGCTGGACATGTAGAATGCTTTGCTCAGGCGAATCGATACCTGTGTCCGAGAACGACGACACTCGGCTAGCAAGCAGCGATGAGGTCCCTGCGGGGGCTTCGGCTGCCGAAGAGGGAGCTTATCTTTGCGATGCTTGTGGCGAAGAGATTGTGATTCCAATTGATCGATCCGCAGGGATTTTACAATCGTACGTGGAGGATTGCCCGGTCTGCTGCAATCCCAACTTGATCCATGTGCAATTTGATGACCTTGGGCGAATACGAGTGTGGGCAGAGCCCGAGCAGGATCGGGACTGA
- a CDS encoding diguanylate cyclase: MIEIFKRRGWERLPRHEKSRCARYGTPAAIASIDLDGFKEINDSQGHSKGDAVFVQANRAIRSETRLVVG, from the coding sequence CTGATCGAAATCTTCAAGCGTCGAGGATGGGAACGCTTACCGCGACACGAAAAATCTCGTTGTGCACGGTATGGAACTCCTGCCGCAATCGCAAGTATCGATCTCGATGGCTTCAAGGAAATCAACGACTCGCAAGGGCATAGCAAAGGTGATGCAGTATTTGTTCAAGCGAACCGTGCTATTCGATCAGAAACAAGGCTGGTTGTGGGGTGA